CCTTCGCGAACAATATCATCATTAAACTGACTCCAATGTTTGCGGACATCAGTAGCATTAAGTGCTGTCATATGCATCGACTCCTTTCACCTCCTATAATATCATATTATGTACATTGTGTAATTCAACCTACTAAGAGCCCTCACAAACCTTCGACAATAGTCGACATAAACCGGGGAGTGACAGGCACCCTTCGGACGAAAGGTGCCTGTCACTCCCCGGTTTTTCTATGGTTTGAGGCCTTGCATGATGTATGTGACTGTTGTTTTGATTTCTTCGGTGTCGTTCCAGGTTTTATTGGGTTGGATGATGAAACGGGTCATCAGGAAACCCATGATTGTGGGGGCGACCAAGCGGATGATTTGTTCGTTGTCGAGATCCCGGAATTCACCTGTTGCCTTCAAGTGCTCCAAGGTGCGATTCATGGCGGGGTAGACTTTTTCCATAAATGTGCGCTTGTAAGTGCTCTGGATCTCCGGCTGGAAAGCGAGCTCCTGGAGCACAATTTTGATAACCGGCAGATTCTGCTTCACGAACTCAAAACGATTTTGGATGAAATGGAATAGAAAATCCTCTGCACTAGGATGGGATTTCCGGAATACT
This sequence is a window from Lentibacillus sp. JNUCC-1. Protein-coding genes within it:
- a CDS encoding TetR/AcrR family transcriptional regulator, coding for MINEEQMTPKQRQIVQAAIELISEKGYAATSTSEIAKRAGVAEGTIFRHYKTKQDLLFAIVHPVIIQSLAPVFADQFVDEVFRKSHPSAEDFLFHFIQNRFEFVKQNLPVIKIVLQELAFQPEIQSTYKRTFMEKVYPAMNRTLEHLKATGEFRDLDNEQIIRLVAPTIMGFLMTRFIIQPNKTWNDTEEIKTTVTYIMQGLKP